A window of Mytilus edulis chromosome 10, xbMytEdul2.2, whole genome shotgun sequence contains these coding sequences:
- the LOC139492482 gene encoding uncharacterized protein produces the protein MVPVISSDYIPQLRKLYKLEFCKHFEKERKRSVRNMDFGRTLISFLSLSFAWALASSIGSEFESSLTCSKFHFEEKVLEKLVRLEHTMQNVEEKMNMWENSITSKFDEMKIVKKQTETFVQSIQDAQLQEQTQFNKSYQDIVQQFKTQASNETVFYGDQINTLLESLSSKIKLFTEAEEKRESVKELMHSTLHKEQKRLNSSYNQIVDLFKVNSNKALQELILKQEQGGNNRPAFTATLNTHPLTLSGNNDVAKFDNVLLNRGNGYDPKTGKFTAPKSGLYQFSFTIMSNNGGALHMAVSINGKSIMRLYGSKIHGGTETANPVLELKEGDSVYLTHGTSTSQQMVGVDYSHISGYYVGE, from the exons ATGGTGCCAGTTATCAGTTCAGATTATATACCACAGCTTCGTAAACTATATAAACTAGAGTTttgcaaacattttgaaaaagagAGGAAGAGAAGTGTCAGAAATATGGATTTTGGTCGAACCCTTATCAGTTTTCTTAGCTTATCGTTTGCATGGGCTTTAGCAAGTTCGATTGGGTCCGAATTCGAATCTTCACTAACTTGTTCGAAATTTCATTTTGAGGAAAAAGTATTGGAAAAACTTGTGCGGTTGGAGCATACGATGCAAAACGTCGAGGAGAAAATGAACATGTGGGAAAATTCAATTACTTCTAAATTTGATGAAATGAAAATTGTTAAGAAACAGACAGAGACATTTGTTCAATCAATACAAGATGCCCAGCTACAAGAGCAAACGCAATTTAATAAATCGTATCAGGACATTGTTCAACAATTTAAAACTCAGGCTAGTAATGAAACTGTTTTTTATGGAGACCAGATTAATACTCTATTGGAATCTTTGTCttcgaaaataaaattgtttactgAAGCCGAAGAGAAAAGGGAAAGTGTTAAAGAATTAATGCATTCTACTCTTCACAAAGAGCAGAAAAGATTGAATTCCTCGTATAATCAGATTGTGGATCTCTTTAAAGTTAACTCTAACAAGGCATTACAAGAGTTAATTTTAAAACAAGAGCAAG GTGGAAACAATAGACCCGCCTTCACAGCAACTCTTAATACCCACCCCCTGACGTTGAGCGGAAATAATGACGTTGCTAAGTTTGATAACGTACTTTTGAATCGTGGTAATGGTTATGATCCGAAAACAGGAAAGTTTACTGCTCCAAAGTCTGGTCTGTATCAGTTTTCTTTCACAATAATGTCGAACAATGGAGGTGCGTTGCATATGGCTGTGTCTATAAATGGAAAATCTATAATGAGGCTGTATGGATCGAAAATCCATGGTGGGACGGAAACTGCCAATCCAGTCCTGGAGCTCAAAGAAGGCGACAGCGTGTATTTGACCCATGGGACCTCTACCTCTCAGCAAATGGTTGGTGTAGACTATTCTCATATTTCTGGATATTACGTAGGAGAATGA